Proteins encoded by one window of Porphyrobacter sp. YT40:
- a CDS encoding low molecular weight protein-tyrosine-phosphatase encodes MAEGAFRAAAQTRALTCALDSAGTASYHRGSPPDPRAIAVAQRHGIDIAGQAARQVERDDFYRFSHIIAMDRANLEELRTRAPRDATARLAMLMDAVEGERGQPVADPYYGDDAAFEAAWQHINRGVDGWVEKLLREVAQQSA; translated from the coding sequence ATGGCCGAAGGCGCATTTCGCGCCGCCGCGCAGACGCGCGCGCTGACCTGTGCGCTCGATTCGGCTGGCACCGCCTCCTATCATCGCGGCAGCCCGCCCGACCCGCGCGCGATTGCGGTCGCCCAGCGCCACGGAATCGACATTGCCGGCCAAGCCGCGCGGCAGGTCGAGCGGGACGATTTCTACCGCTTCAGCCATATCATCGCGATGGACCGTGCCAATCTTGAAGAGCTGCGCACCCGCGCCCCGCGGGATGCCACCGCGCGCCTTGCGATGCTGATGGATGCGGTCGAAGGCGAGCGCGGGCAGCCGGTAGCCGATCCCTATTATGGTGACGATGCCGCCTTCGAAGCCGCCTGGCAGCATATCAACCGCGGGGTCGATGGCTGGGTCGAAAAGCTGCTGCGCGAAGTGGCCCAGCAATCAGCCTGA
- the recG gene encoding ATP-dependent DNA helicase RecG, with protein sequence MRPEALNPLFAEVQTLEGVGPKLMKPLEKLGLTRVKDLAYHLPERFVSRRAVADLDSASEGEQVIIALTAIEHRAPRAGSRGPYRVLAQDAKGNVCSLTWFGRAAYSAKKLVPVGETRWVAGRLDRYGDMLQIVHPDHIEEASAAHMGRLSEPVYRLSEGLTQPRIADFVEQALARLPDLPEWIEPGQLERAGWPTWAAALRLAHEGTEPKARDRLAYDELLANSLALLLVKAEGRRRRGAALVGDGALRARLQLPFALTGAQARSIAEIEGDMAQEAPMLRLLQGDVGAGKTVVALNAMLIAVEAGKQAALLAPTEILARQHFETLRKMLAPTGVEIALLTGRAKGRERESILMGLLDGSIQLLVGTHAIFQDTVNYRDLGLVVIDEQHRFGVAQRLALAAKGRRAPHTLAMTATPIPRSLTLAQYGEMDVSRLDELPPGRQAIETLVFPQARMEEMVAGVERHLASGQQAYWVCPMVREVDGVPDLADIAAAEARYAALKERFGDAVVLVHGQLRPEMKDAAMERFVTGDARLLIATTVIEVGVDVPNATLMVIEQAERFGLAQLHQLRGRVGRGSLKSRCVLLRGDQLSETGKARLALMRETQDGFRIAEEDLALRGGGELLGTRQSGEAGFRIADLEQTQRLLETAHADARLLMERDGGLTSPRGEAARILLYLFERDWGVQLLRGG encoded by the coding sequence ATGCGCCCCGAGGCTCTCAATCCGCTGTTCGCCGAAGTCCAGACGCTCGAAGGTGTCGGGCCGAAGCTGATGAAGCCGCTCGAGAAGCTCGGCCTGACGCGGGTGAAGGATCTCGCCTATCACCTGCCCGAACGCTTCGTCAGCCGCCGGGCGGTGGCCGATCTCGATTCGGCCTCCGAGGGCGAGCAGGTGATCATCGCGCTCACCGCGATCGAACACCGCGCACCCCGCGCCGGCAGTCGCGGGCCCTACCGGGTGCTGGCGCAGGACGCCAAGGGCAACGTGTGTTCGCTCACCTGGTTCGGCAGGGCCGCCTACAGCGCGAAGAAGCTAGTGCCGGTGGGCGAGACGCGCTGGGTTGCCGGGCGGCTCGATCGCTATGGCGACATGCTCCAGATCGTCCATCCCGATCACATCGAGGAAGCCAGCGCCGCGCACATGGGCCGCCTCAGCGAGCCGGTCTATCGCCTGTCCGAAGGGCTCACCCAGCCGCGGATCGCGGATTTCGTCGAGCAGGCACTCGCCCGCCTGCCGGACCTGCCCGAATGGATCGAGCCGGGGCAGTTGGAGCGGGCGGGATGGCCGACATGGGCGGCAGCGCTCAGGCTGGCGCATGAAGGCACCGAGCCCAAGGCGCGCGACCGGCTGGCCTATGACGAATTGCTGGCGAACTCGCTCGCGTTGCTGCTGGTGAAGGCGGAAGGGCGGCGGCGGCGCGGCGCGGCGCTGGTGGGCGACGGGGCCCTGCGCGCGCGGCTGCAACTGCCGTTCGCGCTCACCGGCGCGCAGGCCCGCTCGATCGCCGAGATCGAGGGCGACATGGCGCAGGAGGCGCCGATGCTGCGCCTGCTGCAAGGCGATGTCGGCGCGGGCAAGACCGTGGTGGCCTTGAACGCGATGCTGATCGCGGTCGAAGCGGGCAAGCAGGCCGCGCTGCTCGCGCCGACGGAAATCCTCGCGCGCCAGCACTTCGAGACGCTGCGGAAGATGCTTGCCCCGACCGGTGTCGAGATCGCGCTGCTGACGGGCCGCGCCAAGGGGCGCGAGCGCGAGTCGATCCTGATGGGGCTGCTCGATGGCTCGATTCAGCTTTTGGTCGGCACGCATGCGATCTTTCAGGATACGGTGAACTACCGCGACCTTGGCCTTGTGGTGATCGACGAGCAGCACCGCTTCGGCGTCGCCCAGCGGCTTGCGCTTGCCGCGAAAGGCCGCCGCGCGCCGCATACCCTTGCCATGACCGCCACACCGATCCCGCGCTCGCTGACGCTGGCGCAATATGGCGAGATGGATGTGAGCCGCCTCGACGAATTGCCGCCCGGACGGCAGGCGATCGAGACGCTGGTGTTCCCGCAGGCGCGGATGGAGGAAATGGTCGCCGGGGTCGAACGCCACCTCGCGAGCGGGCAACAGGCCTATTGGGTGTGCCCGATGGTGCGCGAAGTGGACGGGGTGCCCGATCTCGCTGACATCGCCGCTGCCGAGGCGCGCTATGCGGCGCTGAAAGAGCGCTTCGGCGATGCGGTTGTGCTCGTCCACGGACAGCTGCGCCCCGAGATGAAGGACGCCGCGATGGAGCGCTTCGTGACCGGCGATGCGCGGCTGCTGATCGCGACCACGGTGATCGAAGTCGGGGTCGATGTGCCGAATGCGACGCTGATGGTGATCGAACAGGCCGAGCGCTTCGGGCTCGCGCAATTGCACCAGCTGCGCGGGCGGGTGGGGCGCGGCTCGCTCAAGAGCCGCTGCGTGCTGCTGCGCGGCGACCAGCTGTCCGAGACAGGGAAGGCGCGGCTTGCCCTGATGCGCGAGACGCAGGACGGGTTCCGGATCGCCGAGGAAGACCTCGCCCTGCGCGGCGGGGGCGAATTGCTCGGCACGCGGCAATCGGGCGAGGCGGGGTTCCGGATCGCCGATCTGGAACAGACCCAGCGCTTGCTCGAAACCGCCCATGCCGATGCGCGGCTGCTGATGGAGCGTGATGGCGGCCTCACCAGCCCGCGCGGCGAGGCGGCGCGCATCCTGCTCTATCTGTTCGAACGCGACTGGGGGGTGCAGTTGTTGCGCGGCGGGTGA
- a CDS encoding succinate dehydrogenase assembly factor 2, whose amino-acid sequence MTETPSFEQRLARAKFRAWHRGTREADYMIGGFYDRYHAHWGEAELAWFEALLDEDDVDVMAFALGSQAAPEHLAGDLLVAMQKLDYVDIPR is encoded by the coding sequence ATGACCGAAACGCCCTCTTTCGAACAGCGCCTGGCCCGCGCGAAGTTCCGCGCCTGGCACCGTGGCACACGCGAGGCCGATTACATGATCGGCGGGTTCTACGATCGCTATCACGCCCACTGGGGCGAGGCGGAGCTGGCGTGGTTCGAGGCGCTGCTGGACGAGGACGATGTCGACGTGATGGCCTTCGCACTCGGCTCCCAAGCCGCGCCCGAGCATCTGGCGGGCGATCTGCTGGTGGCGATGCAGAAGCTCGATTACGTCGACATTCCGCGCTGA
- the mfd gene encoding transcription-repair coupling factor produces the protein MPDLNRILAARDPLTLASLPRGSLPLVLADLARAAKRRAVFIAPDDAAMRAAAEAARFFAPEVEVIAFPAWDCLPYDRASPALSISAERLAALHKLQQPGAAQQLLVTTVNAVLQRVLTPFRVRESVREFRVGTQIGHESLAALLVRQGYGRTDTVIDHGEFAVRGSIVDIFPSSLESGLRLDFFGDELESLRLFDPATQRTVERIDSHLLLPASEALLDDASIKRFRTRYRELFGANATQDPLYEAVSDGRRLAGMEHWLPLFEDKLASLFDHLGKDDVVVIDQSALGAAEERLTDIRDYHEQRGRIAGEKKGSYRPLAPDALYLSRDEFDAALAAQPAHRATGFVSEEGAGVIDFGFRSARDFAPERGRGENVYEAAAAHLKSVGKSSRKSLVAAYSNGSARRIAAIIDEAGAPTAIADSWQQALGLAAKKTTAVVVLPLETGFASDSMELLTEADILGDRLVRRKKRRKDSDAFLAELQALSRGDLVVHIEHGIGRYLGLEPIPVGKSQHDCVALEYAGGDKLFIPVENIDVLTRYGSSEQAVALDRLGGEAWQRRRAKLKERITAIAGELMQVAAARALKQAPALPADPQTLGQFTDRFPWSETEDQERAIADVLSDLESGRPMDRLVCGDVGFGKTEVALRAAFVAAMNGQQVAIVAPTTLLARQHYQNFAERFAGFPLKVGRLSRLVSSKEAAETREGLESGDIDLVVGTHAILSKSTKFKNLGLVIVDEEQRFGVTHKEKLKQLRADVHVLTLTATPIPRTLQMAMSGLRELSTIQTPPVDRLAVRTYVMEWDDMVIREALLREHHRGGQSFIVVPRISDMADVEEWLRENVPEIKSVSAHGQMSPGEVEERMGAFYDRKYDVLLSTTIVESGLDIPSANTIIIHRADRFGLAQLYQLRGRVGRAKLRAYAYLTHEKDVALSEVAQKRLKVLGDLDSLGAGFQLASHDLDIRGAGNLLGDEQSGHIREVGFELYQAMLEEAILAAKAGDMGLERPRDKLTPQITVDAPIMIPEDYVPDLAVRMALYRRLNQAEGQNEIESLAAEMIDRFGDLPQPTKNLIRLIEIKHQAVQACIAKIDVGARGTLVTFHNDDFPDPAGLIAYVARLNEGGKDTAKLRPDMKLVINRAWSDPLSRLNGLFQLTKGLSGIVRKAAKARKAA, from the coding sequence ATGCCCGACTTGAACCGCATCCTTGCGGCCCGCGATCCGCTGACACTCGCCTCGCTGCCGCGCGGGAGCCTGCCGCTGGTGCTCGCCGATCTCGCCCGCGCCGCGAAACGCCGCGCGGTGTTCATCGCGCCCGACGATGCGGCGATGCGCGCCGCCGCCGAGGCAGCGCGCTTCTTCGCGCCGGAGGTGGAGGTCATCGCCTTCCCCGCGTGGGACTGCCTGCCCTACGACCGCGCCAGCCCCGCCCTGTCGATCAGTGCCGAGCGGCTGGCGGCGCTCCACAAGTTGCAGCAACCGGGCGCAGCGCAGCAATTGCTGGTGACGACGGTCAACGCCGTGCTCCAGCGCGTGCTCACCCCGTTCAGGGTGCGCGAATCCGTGCGTGAATTCCGGGTCGGCACGCAGATCGGGCATGAAAGCCTCGCCGCTTTGCTTGTGCGGCAGGGCTATGGCCGCACCGACACGGTGATCGACCACGGCGAGTTCGCTGTGCGTGGCTCCATCGTCGACATCTTTCCCTCTTCGCTGGAAAGCGGGCTAAGGCTCGATTTCTTCGGCGACGAGCTGGAAAGCCTGCGCCTGTTCGACCCCGCCACCCAGCGCACGGTGGAGCGGATCGACAGCCACCTGCTGCTCCCCGCCTCCGAAGCGCTGCTCGACGATGCCAGCATCAAGCGCTTCCGCACCCGCTACCGTGAGCTGTTCGGCGCCAATGCCACGCAGGACCCGCTTTACGAGGCGGTGTCCGACGGGCGGAGATTGGCGGGCATGGAACACTGGCTCCCGCTGTTCGAGGACAAGCTGGCGAGCCTGTTCGATCATCTCGGCAAGGACGATGTCGTCGTCATCGACCAGAGCGCTCTGGGCGCTGCCGAGGAGCGGCTGACCGACATTCGCGATTACCACGAGCAGCGCGGCCGGATCGCGGGCGAGAAGAAGGGCAGCTACCGCCCGCTCGCACCCGATGCGCTTTACCTTTCGCGCGACGAGTTCGACGCGGCGCTTGCCGCCCAGCCTGCCCACCGCGCGACCGGCTTCGTCTCGGAAGAGGGCGCGGGCGTAATCGACTTCGGCTTCCGCTCGGCCCGCGACTTCGCGCCCGAACGCGGACGCGGCGAGAACGTCTACGAAGCCGCCGCCGCACACCTCAAATCGGTCGGCAAGTCATCGCGCAAATCGCTGGTCGCGGCATACTCCAACGGCAGCGCGCGCCGCATCGCCGCGATCATCGACGAGGCCGGCGCGCCGACCGCCATCGCCGATAGCTGGCAGCAGGCCCTCGGCCTTGCGGCGAAGAAGACCACCGCCGTGGTCGTTCTCCCGCTCGAAACCGGCTTCGCCAGCGACAGCATGGAGCTGCTGACCGAAGCCGATATCCTCGGCGACCGGCTGGTGCGGCGTAAGAAGAGGCGCAAGGATTCCGACGCCTTCCTCGCCGAATTGCAGGCGCTGTCGCGCGGCGATCTGGTGGTGCATATCGAGCACGGGATCGGGCGCTATCTCGGGCTCGAACCGATCCCGGTGGGCAAGAGCCAGCACGATTGCGTCGCGCTGGAATATGCGGGCGGCGACAAGCTGTTCATACCCGTAGAGAATATCGACGTCCTTACCCGCTATGGTTCGTCCGAACAGGCGGTCGCGCTCGACCGGCTGGGCGGCGAGGCGTGGCAGCGCCGCCGTGCGAAGCTGAAGGAGCGGATCACCGCCATCGCGGGCGAATTGATGCAGGTCGCCGCTGCGCGTGCGCTGAAGCAGGCTCCTGCCCTGCCCGCCGACCCGCAAACGCTCGGCCAGTTCACCGACCGCTTCCCCTGGTCGGAAACCGAGGATCAGGAACGCGCCATCGCCGATGTGCTCTCCGATCTCGAGAGCGGGCGACCGATGGACCGGCTGGTGTGCGGAGATGTCGGCTTCGGCAAGACCGAGGTCGCCCTGCGCGCCGCCTTCGTTGCGGCGATGAACGGCCAACAGGTCGCCATCGTCGCGCCCACCACACTGCTCGCGCGGCAGCACTACCAGAACTTTGCCGAACGCTTTGCGGGCTTCCCGCTCAAGGTCGGTCGCCTGTCCCGCCTCGTCTCGTCCAAGGAGGCCGCCGAGACGCGCGAAGGGCTGGAGAGCGGCGATATCGACCTCGTGGTCGGCACCCATGCGATCCTGTCGAAATCGACCAAGTTCAAGAACCTTGGCCTCGTGATCGTCGACGAGGAACAGCGCTTCGGGGTGACCCACAAGGAGAAGCTCAAGCAGCTGCGCGCCGACGTTCACGTCCTTACCCTCACTGCCACCCCGATCCCGCGCACCTTGCAAATGGCGATGAGCGGGCTGCGCGAGCTTTCGACCATCCAGACGCCTCCGGTCGATCGCCTCGCGGTGCGCACCTATGTGATGGAGTGGGACGACATGGTGATCCGCGAGGCCCTGCTGCGCGAACATCACCGCGGCGGGCAGAGTTTCATTGTCGTCCCGCGCATCTCGGACATGGCCGATGTCGAGGAATGGTTGCGCGAGAACGTGCCCGAGATCAAATCGGTCTCCGCCCACGGCCAGATGAGCCCCGGCGAGGTCGAGGAGCGCATGGGCGCTTTCTACGACCGCAAGTATGACGTGCTGCTCTCGACCACCATCGTCGAAAGCGGGCTCGACATCCCGAGCGCCAACACCATCATCATCCACCGCGCCGATCGTTTCGGCCTTGCCCAGCTCTATCAGCTGCGCGGGCGTGTGGGGCGGGCCAAGCTGCGCGCCTATGCCTATCTGACGCACGAGAAGGACGTTGCCCTGTCCGAGGTCGCGCAGAAGCGATTGAAGGTCTTGGGCGATCTCGACAGCCTTGGCGCGGGCTTCCAGCTGGCGAGCCACGATCTCGACATTCGCGGCGCGGGCAATCTGCTCGGCGACGAGCAGTCGGGCCATATCCGCGAGGTCGGCTTCGAGCTCTATCAGGCGATGCTGGAGGAGGCGATCCTTGCCGCCAAGGCGGGCGACATGGGCCTCGAACGCCCGCGCGACAAGCTGACCCCGCAGATTACGGTCGATGCGCCGATCATGATCCCCGAGGATTACGTGCCCGATCTCGCGGTGCGCATGGCGCTCTACCGCCGTCTCAACCAGGCCGAAGGGCAGAACGAGATCGAAAGTCTCGCCGCCGAGATGATCGACCGCTTCGGCGACCTGCCGCAGCCGACGAAGAACCTCATTCGCCTGATCGAGATCAAGCATCAGGCGGTGCAGGCCTGCATCGCCAAGATCGATGTCGGCGCGCGCGGCACGCTGGTCACCTTCCACAATGACGACTTCCCCGATCCCGCCGGACTGATCGCCTATGTCGCGCGCCTCAACGAAGGCGGCAAGGACACCGCCAAGCTGCGCCCCGACATGAAGCTGGTGATAAACCGCGCGTGGAGCGATCCGCTGAGCCGCCTCAACGGGCTGTTCCAGCTGACCAAGGGGCTGAGCGGGATCGTGCGGAAGGCCGCGAAGGCCAGGAAGGCGGCCTAG
- a CDS encoding transglutaminase family protein produces MNLEIQVQLDYTFEQPCDVLVQIEAARLPGQAVLEAHIAAPAASHFSRVPAQDGIGERIWLRAEGDLIVDYSARVALTRRAADLASLPVIAPHLLPGEAVPYLLPSRYCQSNQLATFVEEEFGTIEGGAKVAAMRDWVAAHLSYVPGSSDANTTAVDTFVARQGICRDYAHLVITLARAADIPARIASVYAPGVTPPDFHAVAEVFLGGAWHLVDATDMASAADIAVIGIGRDIGDVAFLTAFGPLEMNGQSVMVREV; encoded by the coding sequence ATGAATCTCGAAATTCAGGTGCAGCTCGATTATACCTTCGAGCAGCCCTGCGACGTGCTGGTGCAGATCGAAGCGGCGCGGCTGCCCGGGCAGGCGGTGCTGGAAGCGCATATCGCCGCTCCCGCAGCATCCCATTTCTCCAGAGTGCCTGCTCAGGACGGGATCGGCGAGCGGATCTGGCTTCGCGCCGAGGGTGATCTGATTGTCGATTACAGCGCGCGCGTCGCCCTTACGCGCCGGGCAGCCGATCTCGCCAGCCTGCCGGTCATCGCGCCGCACCTTCTGCCGGGCGAGGCGGTGCCCTATCTGCTGCCGTCGCGCTATTGCCAGTCGAACCAACTGGCGACCTTCGTCGAAGAGGAATTCGGCACCATCGAGGGCGGGGCCAAGGTCGCCGCGATGCGCGACTGGGTCGCGGCGCATCTGAGCTACGTGCCCGGATCGAGCGATGCGAACACCACCGCGGTCGATACCTTCGTCGCACGGCAGGGCATCTGCCGCGACTACGCGCACCTCGTCATCACGCTCGCCCGCGCCGCCGACATCCCCGCGCGGATCGCCAGCGTCTATGCACCCGGCGTCACGCCGCCCGATTTTCACGCGGTGGCCGAGGTGTTTCTCGGCGGCGCGTGGCATCTGGTCGATGCGACCGACATGGCGAGCGCGGCGGACATCGCCGTGATCGGCATCGGCCGCGACATCGGCGACGTCGCCTTCCTCACCGCCTTCGGCCCGCTGGAAATGAACGGGCAGAGCGTCATGGTGCGCGAAGTCTAG
- a CDS encoding EAL domain-containing protein, whose product MEQGRTSLRGPIARGRFPGVSPGVLESDLLRALDRREIEVLFQPQFACASGAVTGAEALARWQHPTLGEIGARDLFAIAERAALVAPLSRHVVARALEDAATWPEGLTLSLNITPEELGDPRFAADFAAVIGRSDIAPQRLMLEITEDLLLRNLAQAASALKALRGLGFRTALDDFGAGFCNFRYLRELPLDALKLDKAMVEGVPADATALAVLRAIVALAKALGLAVYAEGIEDEIQRAAITAEGCDYWQGFLRAQPMPSARVVALARTARGMGHG is encoded by the coding sequence ATGGAACAGGGCCGCACATCCTTGCGAGGGCCGATCGCGCGAGGGCGCTTTCCGGGGGTGAGCCCCGGCGTGCTCGAAAGCGATCTGCTGCGTGCGCTCGACCGGCGCGAGATCGAGGTGCTGTTCCAGCCGCAATTCGCCTGCGCCAGCGGCGCGGTGACAGGGGCCGAAGCGCTGGCGCGCTGGCAGCATCCGACGCTCGGCGAGATCGGCGCGCGTGATCTCTTCGCAATTGCCGAGCGGGCGGCGCTGGTCGCACCGCTCTCGCGCCACGTGGTCGCGCGCGCGCTGGAGGATGCCGCGACCTGGCCCGAGGGGCTGACTCTGTCGCTCAACATCACCCCAGAGGAACTGGGCGACCCGCGCTTCGCCGCCGATTTCGCCGCCGTGATCGGGCGCTCCGACATCGCCCCGCAACGACTGATGCTGGAGATCACCGAGGATCTGCTGCTGCGCAATCTCGCCCAGGCGGCAAGTGCGCTGAAGGCGCTGCGCGGCCTCGGCTTCCGCACCGCGCTCGACGATTTCGGCGCCGGGTTCTGCAATTTCCGCTACCTGCGCGAACTGCCGCTGGATGCGCTGAAGCTCGACAAGGCGATGGTCGAGGGCGTGCCTGCCGATGCCACCGCGCTCGCGGTGCTACGGGCGATCGTCGCGCTCGCCAAGGCGCTGGGCCTTGCAGTCTATGCCGAAGGGATCGAGGACGAGATTCAGCGCGCCGCGATCACCGCGGAAGGCTGCGACTACTGGCAAGGCTTTCTGCGCGCCCAGCCGATGCCGAGCGCGCGCGTGGTCGCGCTGGCCCGCACCGCGCGGGGCATGGGGCACGGGTAG
- a CDS encoding NAD kinase, which translates to MASNGTTYERLALLASDTERAQEARDALLDQGDWVPLGEADAAVVLGGDGYMLQVLHAMLDAGRVVPAYGMNLGTVGFLMNRYDKRAAIAAKVNKARRWTIAPLRVEAVTQDGETHVLNAINELSLLRETRQTAKIEVTVGDRVRIRELVCDGVLVATPAGSTAYNLSAQGPILPLDSKMLALTPISPFRPRRWRGAILPDRMKIILRVLDPAKRPVAAVADQKELRDIAEVRLQIAHDNDLTLLFDPGQSLEERIVAEQFVTA; encoded by the coding sequence ATGGCGAGCAATGGCACCACCTACGAGCGGCTCGCGCTGCTGGCCTCGGACACCGAGCGGGCGCAGGAGGCGCGCGACGCGCTGCTCGATCAGGGCGACTGGGTGCCGCTGGGCGAGGCCGATGCGGCGGTCGTGCTGGGCGGCGATGGCTACATGCTCCAGGTGCTCCACGCGATGCTCGATGCGGGCCGCGTGGTCCCGGCCTATGGGATGAACCTCGGCACGGTTGGCTTCCTGATGAACCGCTATGACAAGCGCGCTGCAATTGCCGCCAAGGTCAACAAGGCGCGCCGCTGGACGATTGCGCCCTTGCGGGTCGAGGCCGTGACGCAGGATGGCGAGACCCATGTGCTGAACGCGATCAACGAGCTCTCGCTGCTGCGCGAAACGCGCCAGACCGCCAAGATCGAAGTCACCGTGGGCGACCGCGTGCGTATCCGCGAACTGGTATGCGATGGGGTGCTGGTGGCGACGCCCGCGGGTTCGACGGCCTACAATCTTTCGGCTCAGGGCCCGATCCTGCCGCTCGATTCGAAGATGCTCGCGCTCACCCCGATCAGCCCCTTCCGCCCGCGGCGCTGGCGGGGGGCGATCCTGCCCGACCGCATGAAGATCATCCTGCGCGTCCTCGACCCGGCCAAGCGCCCGGTCGCCGCCGTGGCCGACCAGAAGGAACTGCGCGACATCGCCGAAGTGCGCCTCCAGATCGCGCACGACAACGATCTCACCCTGCTGTTCGACCCGGGCCAGAGCCTCGAGGAGCGAATCGTCGCGGAGCAGTTCGTCACGGCGTAA
- a CDS encoding energy transducer TonB, which yields MAMIIAAYPADAQFRGQEGTVGVTVSVSADGRPKGCKVIRSSGHEILDTAACAGMKRYARFDPALDAQGNPIAAEFSTKITYSLDQE from the coding sequence ATGGCCATGATCATCGCGGCTTATCCTGCCGATGCCCAGTTCCGTGGGCAGGAGGGAACAGTCGGTGTCACAGTATCGGTGAGCGCCGATGGCCGGCCGAAAGGTTGCAAGGTTATCAGATCGAGCGGGCACGAGATCCTCGATACCGCCGCTTGTGCGGGCATGAAGCGCTATGCGCGCTTTGATCCCGCCCTCGACGCCCAGGGCAATCCGATCGCGGCCGAGTTTTCGACCAAGATCACATATTCGCTAGATCAGGAGTAG
- a CDS encoding sulfite exporter TauE/SafE family protein, with the protein MMIGAVPVLLALAFGVTALLYASVGFGGGSTYSALLALSGLDYRLLPLVSLACNIVVVTGGSIRFARAGVTPWKKALLIVALGAPASFAGGLTPIREATFLTLLGGSLVLTALTMLIPVRENADGTPTRAARWMPLAAAPLGYFAGLVGIGGGIFLAPLLHLARWHEPRGIAATASLFILVNSLFGLAGQMLKHGPGLFGVAIGAALPLLVAVVIGGQAGSLMAARLLPPKWIRWLTALLVLVVGVRLLAGV; encoded by the coding sequence ATGATGATCGGGGCGGTGCCGGTGCTGCTCGCGCTCGCCTTCGGAGTGACGGCGCTGCTCTATGCCAGCGTCGGCTTCGGCGGCGGATCGACCTATTCGGCGCTGCTGGCGCTGTCGGGGCTCGACTACCGGCTGCTGCCGCTGGTCAGCCTCGCCTGCAATATCGTGGTGGTGACCGGCGGAAGCATCCGCTTCGCCCGCGCGGGTGTGACGCCGTGGAAGAAGGCACTGCTGATCGTCGCGCTGGGCGCTCCGGCGAGCTTTGCCGGGGGACTCACGCCGATCAGGGAGGCGACCTTCCTCACACTGCTGGGGGGGAGCCTGGTGCTGACCGCGCTCACCATGCTGATCCCGGTGCGGGAGAATGCAGACGGCACGCCGACCCGCGCGGCGCGCTGGATGCCGCTCGCCGCCGCGCCGCTGGGCTATTTCGCCGGGCTGGTGGGGATCGGGGGAGGGATCTTCCTCGCGCCCTTGCTGCACCTGGCCCGCTGGCACGAGCCGCGAGGGATTGCGGCGACGGCGAGCCTGTTCATCCTCGTCAATTCGCTGTTCGGCCTTGCCGGTCAGATGCTCAAGCACGGGCCCGGCCTGTTCGGCGTGGCGATCGGCGCGGCGCTGCCGCTGCTGGTCGCGGTGGTGATCGGCGGGCAGGCGGGAAGCCTGATGGCGGCGCGTCTGCTGCCGCCTAAATGGATCCGCTGGCTGACCGCGCTGCTGGTGCTGGTGGTGGGCGTGCGGTTGCTCGCCGGGGTGTGA